From the Patescibacteria group bacterium genome, one window contains:
- a CDS encoding tetratricopeptide repeat protein: MMQSISILDKVAKGSLYATVFLLPLWFLPLTQNVLVYQKQALLVMLVFVGLVAWLAKVVSQGEIRLRVSFLYIPVALLLLGIGISTLLSRWVAASFWGWPLNLSDNFLTFAVFALFSFLVFQVVEDPKHLFRLLLTLLVSSGIAVLYTLLQAYQLYLLPFDFAKIATFNTLGSMNGVAIFSAVLLPLALVLAFASNMLLRWILWAVAVVLFVSLVLLNFQTAWVVLTAGLLVLLAFGMWNMRKKAEFGWVSLPMALIIVAVFFMVFQVALPLAPRTLPLEVSLNQGATWNVAKSTLQQRALFGGGPGTFVLQYTQYRPAELNQTVFFGTRFASGASEVQNWLVTKGAVGLLLLLALFGTIKVMGAKALVRFEKENFVWMLGLGTFASLVALIVSTFFYPSSFMLWFLFWTLLGALAFTGAGKVLHFSVTTYPFLALGSSFVFLIILIFGLGLLFIGGQKYAAEAQYLKGARASVTGDLDGAISKILSAANLNPAVDLYWRDLSQLYLTRVNQIAVNQELTQEERQQQTQVAVSNAVAAARAATKVAPANVANWNVQGFVYRNLIGIQGAEALAQESYLKAAELEPTSPFPWTELARSKVVQAQTLALGEAEATRAKVLEEALENLTKALELKNDYAPAHFLTAVVYDQQGKSDEAVAKLEETKLIASPNDIGLAFQLGVLYWQRKELDKAQSELERAIVINPDYSNARYILGLVHDAKGDKGAAKLEFSEVERLNPSNEEIKKILANLEQGLPALEGIQVSEPPIQETPPEIQE, from the coding sequence ATGATGCAGTCCATTTCAATATTAGATAAGGTCGCAAAAGGAAGTTTGTATGCAACGGTGTTCTTGCTGCCTTTGTGGTTTTTGCCCCTGACTCAAAATGTTCTTGTGTATCAAAAGCAGGCTTTGCTGGTGATGCTGGTATTTGTTGGTTTGGTTGCCTGGTTAGCTAAGGTAGTGAGCCAAGGAGAGATTCGTCTGAGGGTATCCTTTCTGTATATCCCCGTTGCCCTGTTGCTTCTCGGCATTGGCATTTCCACTTTGCTGTCCCGATGGGTCGCAGCTTCTTTCTGGGGCTGGCCTTTGAACTTAAGCGATAACTTCTTGACCTTTGCGGTCTTTGCTTTGTTCTCTTTTCTGGTTTTTCAGGTAGTTGAAGATCCAAAGCATCTCTTTCGTTTGCTGTTGACTCTACTGGTTTCTTCTGGCATTGCAGTCTTATATACCTTGCTGCAGGCCTACCAGCTGTATCTTCTTCCCTTTGACTTTGCAAAGATTGCAACCTTTAACACCTTGGGGAGTATGAATGGGGTTGCGATTTTTTCAGCAGTACTCTTGCCTTTGGCCCTGGTCCTGGCCTTTGCTTCAAACATGCTCTTGCGCTGGATTCTTTGGGCAGTGGCAGTCGTACTGTTTGTCTCGCTTGTGTTGCTAAACTTTCAGACAGCCTGGGTAGTCCTGACAGCCGGCCTCTTGGTGCTTTTAGCCTTTGGCATGTGGAACATGCGAAAGAAAGCTGAGTTTGGGTGGGTTTCCTTGCCCATGGCCTTAATTATTGTGGCCGTGTTCTTTATGGTATTTCAGGTGGCGCTTCCTCTAGCCCCAAGAACCTTGCCGCTTGAGGTTTCGCTAAACCAGGGGGCAACCTGGAACGTTGCAAAAAGCACGCTGCAGCAGCGAGCGCTCTTTGGTGGGGGACCCGGAACCTTTGTCTTGCAGTATACTCAGTACCGGCCAGCAGAATTGAACCAAACCGTGTTCTTTGGAACGCGATTTGCTTCGGGTGCCTCTGAGGTTCAAAACTGGCTGGTAACCAAGGGAGCCGTTGGCTTACTTTTACTATTGGCGCTGTTTGGAACGATAAAAGTTATGGGAGCAAAAGCATTAGTGCGTTTTGAAAAAGAAAACTTTGTGTGGATGCTGGGTCTGGGAACCTTTGCTTCTTTGGTTGCCCTTATTGTTTCTACATTCTTCTATCCTTCTTCTTTTATGCTGTGGTTTCTATTCTGGACCTTGCTTGGCGCCCTCGCCTTTACGGGAGCGGGAAAAGTTTTGCATTTTAGCGTTACCACCTATCCATTCCTTGCCCTGGGCTCCTCTTTTGTATTCTTGATTATTCTAATCTTTGGTCTCGGGCTTTTGTTTATCGGAGGACAAAAGTATGCGGCAGAAGCTCAGTACCTCAAGGGTGCAAGAGCATCTGTAACAGGAGACCTGGACGGCGCCATTAGCAAGATTCTGTCGGCAGCAAACCTTAATCCTGCGGTGGATTTGTACTGGCGAGATCTTTCCCAGCTCTACCTTACACGGGTGAACCAGATTGCAGTCAATCAGGAGCTTACGCAAGAAGAACGCCAGCAACAAACGCAGGTTGCAGTATCCAATGCGGTAGCAGCTGCGCGGGCTGCGACTAAGGTAGCTCCAGCAAACGTTGCAAACTGGAACGTACAGGGATTTGTGTACCGGAACCTTATTGGTATTCAGGGAGCAGAAGCCTTGGCACAGGAATCCTATCTTAAAGCAGCAGAACTGGAACCAACCTCTCCTTTCCCATGGACTGAGTTGGCGCGTTCTAAGGTTGTACAGGCCCAAACCCTTGCTCTTGGAGAAGCTGAGGCGACAAGAGCAAAAGTACTAGAGGAAGCCTTGGAGAATCTTACAAAGGCCTTGGAGTTAAAGAATGACTATGCCCCTGCCCACTTTTTGACTGCCGTAGTGTATGACCAGCAGGGAAAGTCGGACGAAGCCGTGGCAAAGCTGGAGGAAACAAAACTCATTGCCTCGCCCAACGACATTGGTTTGGCCTTTCAGCTGGGAGTCTTATACTGGCAGCGCAAAGAATTGGACAAAGCCCAATCTGAACTGGAGCGAGCAATTGTGATTAATCCTGATTACTCCAACGCACGATACATTTTGGGACTGGTGCATGATGCAAAAGGGGATAAAGGTGCAGCAAAGCTGGAGTTTTCTGAGGTGGAAAGATTGAACCCGAGCAATGAGGAGATAAAGAAGATTTTGGCAAACCTGGAGCAGGGGCTTCCGGCTCTTGAAGGCATTCAGGTTTCAGAGCCCCCCATCCAAGAAACCCCGCCTGAAATCCAAGAATAA
- a CDS encoding YraN family protein, which yields MAKHNTIGKEGEEIARKYLENKGYKIIEQNYRTKRAEIDIIAHLRRGLCGRSKSTLVFVEVRTKRREHYGTPEETIDYKKRMRLKRNAAAYIHRKKHNGPYRIDAMCLVIDENEGLRRIDHYENIVED from the coding sequence ATGGCAAAACACAATACTATAGGAAAGGAAGGGGAGGAGATTGCAAGAAAGTATTTAGAGAACAAGGGATATAAGATTATTGAACAAAATTACAGGACAAAGAGGGCAGAAATTGATATCATTGCCCACCTTCGCCGGGGCCTTTGCGGACGCAGCAAAAGTACCCTCGTATTCGTGGAAGTACGCACCAAACGCCGCGAGCATTATGGAACCCCAGAAGAAACTATTGATTATAAAAAACGCATGAGATTAAAGCGAAACGCGGCAGCATACATTCATCGAAAAAAACATAACGGCCCTTATCGTATAGATGCTATGTGCTTAGTGATAGATGAAAATGAAGGATTGCGGCGCATAGACCACTATGAGAATATTGTTGAAGACTAG
- a CDS encoding YifB family Mg chelatase-like AAA ATPase, which translates to MLFKVQSAANSGLEALGVDIEVSVSNRGLPGFDIVGLPDKAVQESKERVRAAIGNSRIEFPQRKITVNLAPADIPKEGSLYDLPIAVGIMASVLQYEVPKDSLFLGELSLDGKLRHTKGAVLMALFAKEHGLQNVFVPAESANEAAIIRGVNVYGIESLTEIAALLLGKSFLKPVSYEEKEENFKEDIEFDMAEILGQETAKRAIEIAAAGGHNILMIGSPGSGKTMLARALPGILPKLNEEESLEVTKIYSIAGSIPPRGSLITTRPFRSPHHSVSQVGLIGGGQKPQPGEVSLAHRGVLFLDEFNEFPRSVLEGLRQPVEDGMLTISRSRERVTYPCRFMLVASCNPCPCGYLNHPQKPCVCTPREVKKYRKRVSGPLLDRIDLHVEVPEVDVKEFGDNQRALSTTEDSGSVRERITKVRRLQERRFFKEPIYANAEMKNTHIKKYANFTKEAEQVLARAALQYQLSARSYMKMIKIARSIADLAGTEQIEKGHMAEALQYRPKSYEIY; encoded by the coding sequence ATGTTATTTAAAGTACAATCTGCGGCAAATTCTGGTCTGGAGGCTCTCGGGGTTGATATTGAGGTGAGTGTTTCTAACAGAGGATTGCCGGGTTTTGACATTGTGGGGCTGCCAGACAAGGCGGTTCAAGAGAGCAAGGAAAGGGTGAGGGCTGCCATTGGCAATTCAAGAATTGAGTTTCCTCAAAGAAAGATTACGGTGAATTTGGCGCCAGCCGACATTCCCAAAGAAGGTTCTTTGTATGACCTGCCAATAGCTGTGGGTATTATGGCCTCAGTTCTGCAGTATGAGGTTCCCAAGGATAGTCTATTTTTAGGAGAACTTTCTTTAGATGGAAAACTGCGCCATACAAAAGGGGCTGTACTTATGGCACTTTTTGCAAAAGAGCACGGGCTCCAAAATGTTTTTGTGCCAGCAGAATCTGCAAACGAGGCCGCCATTATTCGAGGCGTAAACGTATACGGGATAGAAAGTCTTACCGAGATAGCTGCACTTCTTTTAGGGAAATCTTTTTTAAAGCCGGTTTCGTATGAAGAGAAAGAAGAGAATTTTAAGGAAGATATTGAGTTTGACATGGCAGAAATTCTTGGGCAGGAAACCGCAAAACGCGCCATTGAGATAGCTGCAGCGGGTGGCCACAATATATTAATGATAGGAAGCCCTGGTTCGGGGAAAACCATGCTGGCACGGGCCCTGCCAGGGATTCTGCCAAAATTGAACGAAGAAGAGTCTCTTGAGGTCACAAAAATCTATTCTATTGCGGGGTCTATTCCTCCCCGAGGATCGCTTATTACCACACGACCTTTTCGTTCTCCTCATCACAGCGTTTCTCAAGTTGGCTTAATTGGAGGTGGTCAAAAACCCCAGCCAGGCGAGGTAAGCTTGGCACATCGAGGAGTTTTATTCTTAGACGAGTTTAACGAGTTTCCCCGATCTGTATTGGAAGGACTTCGCCAGCCCGTGGAAGACGGCATGCTTACGATTTCACGATCTCGTGAGCGGGTAACCTACCCTTGCCGCTTTATGTTGGTGGCATCTTGCAATCCTTGCCCGTGCGGATACCTCAACCATCCCCAAAAGCCCTGTGTGTGTACTCCAAGAGAGGTAAAGAAATATAGAAAACGAGTTTCCGGGCCTCTTTTGGACCGCATTGATTTGCATGTTGAGGTGCCAGAGGTTGATGTGAAAGAGTTTGGTGATAATCAACGAGCTTTAAGCACTACAGAGGATTCAGGGAGTGTTCGTGAGCGCATCACAAAGGTAAGAAGACTGCAAGAAAGGAGATTCTTTAAAGAACCTATCTATGCCAACGCCGAGATGAAAAATACACATATTAAAAAATATGCCAACTTTACAAAAGAAGCAGAACAAGTGTTAGCAAGAGCAGCGCTTCAGTATCAGCTTTCGGCCAGATCATACATGAAAATGATAAAAATTGCTCGCAGTATAGCAGACCTGGCGGGAACAGAACAGATTGAGAAAGGTCATATGGCAGAAGCTTTGCAGTACCGTCCCAAGTCCTACGAAATCTATTAA
- the dprA gene encoding DNA-protecting protein DprA — translation MGLYYSPHPIKLNEIKESLISLRRYASFKNMGGVIEKGNSKYPKVLKSIGDAPKQLYYKGNWDPEIFDRCLAVVGTRRMTGYGRHMTEQIVGEVAAAGVTIVSGFMYGIDAEAHKAAVKAEGKTIAVMPCGIDVVYPEYQADLYQEILDTGGLIISEYEDTHPAISWTFPRRNRIVAGLSKATLVVEAGEDSGALITANLAKKYGRKVFAVPNPLTSAVSQGVTQLLKEGATLVSSAQDILQYYGLPKRDLGAPKSRLGKPRLEEVEGELEQKIVEQLKKEAMEIDTLTRKLEIPAAQLGAAISMLQLKGHITKEQGKFHVI, via the coding sequence GTGGGGCTTTACTATAGCCCGCACCCCATAAAACTTAATGAAATTAAGGAATCCTTAATTTCATTAAGGAGGTATGCGAGTTTTAAAAACATGGGAGGTGTAATTGAAAAGGGAAATTCCAAGTATCCAAAGGTACTCAAAAGTATTGGGGATGCGCCAAAGCAGCTGTATTACAAGGGAAACTGGGACCCCGAGATTTTTGACAGGTGCTTAGCGGTGGTTGGGACGCGCAGAATGACAGGCTACGGAAGGCACATGACAGAACAGATTGTGGGAGAAGTGGCGGCGGCAGGAGTAACCATTGTTTCTGGGTTTATGTATGGCATTGATGCTGAGGCTCACAAGGCAGCGGTGAAGGCCGAAGGCAAAACCATTGCCGTGATGCCTTGCGGTATTGATGTGGTATATCCGGAGTACCAGGCAGATTTATATCAAGAAATTCTAGATACAGGAGGTTTGATAATCTCAGAGTACGAAGACACTCACCCTGCAATTTCTTGGACGTTTCCTAGACGGAACCGCATTGTTGCCGGGTTATCAAAAGCAACGCTTGTGGTGGAGGCAGGTGAGGACAGCGGTGCCTTAATTACCGCAAACCTTGCAAAAAAGTATGGAAGAAAGGTATTTGCCGTGCCAAATCCACTTACGAGTGCTGTTTCTCAAGGAGTGACGCAGCTTCTCAAAGAAGGTGCAACTTTGGTGAGTAGTGCACAAGATATTCTGCAGTATTATGGTTTGCCTAAACGAGATTTAGGAGCTCCTAAATCTCGTTTGGGCAAACCTCGCTTAGAAGAAGTAGAAGGAGAATTGGAACAAAAGATTGTTGAACAACTTAAAAAGGAGGCGATGGAGATTGACACACTTACCAGAAAGCTTGAGATACCGGCTGCACAGCTGGGGGCTGCAATTTCGATGCTGCAACTAAAAGGACATATTACAAAAGAGCAGGGCAAGTTTCATGTTATTTAA
- a CDS encoding ComF family protein — protein MMTILEKVKSGMLDALFPATCMGCGKEGKYMCARCEGFVGEVALICPACQQSSFGGERHHACRAMYGLEGLASVWEYEGLMKSLLHYVKYAGVTHAVEETTRHAFETMIKDEKRFGAFLSFLFSENVFVTYVPMYRKKERKRGFNQAAVFAREVAKLAQKEVRGTLEKIQDTKPQVDLTKEERLHSVKGTFELIASPSGTGIERVVLIDDVWTTGATMKECCRALKKAGVKEVWGFTIARTP, from the coding sequence ATGATGACAATTCTAGAAAAAGTGAAGAGTGGTATGCTGGATGCATTATTTCCCGCAACCTGCATGGGTTGCGGGAAGGAAGGGAAATATATGTGTGCCAGGTGCGAGGGTTTTGTGGGTGAGGTTGCGTTGATTTGCCCGGCGTGCCAGCAGTCAAGCTTTGGAGGAGAGCGGCATCATGCCTGCAGAGCCATGTATGGGTTGGAGGGATTGGCAAGTGTGTGGGAATACGAAGGGCTCATGAAAAGTTTGCTGCATTATGTGAAGTATGCTGGCGTTACCCATGCTGTGGAGGAGACTACAAGGCACGCCTTTGAAACAATGATAAAAGACGAGAAGCGATTTGGGGCATTTCTCTCATTTTTGTTCTCAGAAAACGTTTTTGTAACATACGTGCCCATGTACAGAAAAAAGGAGAGGAAGCGCGGATTTAATCAAGCAGCAGTATTCGCAAGAGAGGTTGCAAAGTTGGCACAAAAAGAGGTGCGCGGGACGTTAGAAAAAATACAAGACACAAAGCCCCAGGTAGATCTTACCAAAGAAGAGCGGCTCCATAGCGTAAAGGGTACGTTTGAATTAATAGCCAGTCCTAGTGGAACTGGGATTGAGAGGGTGGTTTTGATAGATGACGTGTGGACCACGGGAGCCACAATGAAAGAGTGCTGCAGGGCTTTGAAAAAAGCAGGCGTAAAAGAAGTGTGGGGCTTTACTATAGCCCGCACCCCATAA
- a CDS encoding transposase: protein MHFGILRDYMKQEGVERRPLVRIMADCLKPNHFHLLLEEIQEDGISKFMQKLGVGYTKYFNTKYERVGSLFQGVFKAVMVDRDTQLQYLLVYINVINPGQEIEPMLKEQGTQDVEGILKFAKEYPWSTHQEYLGKRDSIIVEKGIAEDLFSSPKQYRDFARDILLGKKGLGAMNELFLE, encoded by the coding sequence ATGCACTTTGGTATTTTACGCGACTACATGAAACAAGAGGGGGTAGAACGAAGACCCCTAGTGCGTATTATGGCCGATTGCTTAAAGCCAAACCATTTCCACCTTCTTTTAGAGGAGATACAAGAAGACGGCATTTCAAAATTTATGCAGAAACTTGGAGTGGGATATACAAAATATTTCAATACAAAATACGAACGAGTAGGTTCATTGTTCCAAGGTGTGTTTAAGGCAGTGATGGTAGACAGAGACACGCAGCTTCAGTATTTGCTTGTATATATAAATGTAATTAATCCCGGGCAGGAGATTGAGCCGATGTTGAAAGAACAGGGTACCCAGGATGTAGAGGGGATATTGAAATTTGCGAAAGAATATCCCTGGAGTACTCACCAAGAATACTTGGGGAAGCGGGATTCTATTATTGTGGAGAAAGGAATTGCAGAAGATTTGTTTTCCAGCCCAAAGCAATATCGTGACTTTGCGCGCGATATTCTTCTTGGAAAGAAGGGGCTGGGAGCGATGAATGAGCTGTTTTTAGAGTAA
- a CDS encoding FtsW/RodA/SpoVE family cell cycle protein produces MRKFLTHLRSIDWSIAGIAILLSIFGLVSLYSSSIGLEDFGNFQKQLIFLFMGILLMLGISYFDWRLLRNDPYFLFILWIIGVFALIGLFVLAPEIRGVKSWYRIGNISIDPIEYVKIVLLVLMAKYFSLRHIEMYRIRHILLSGIYFGIPILLIFLQPDLGSAVLLAVLWVVLLLISGIKLRHFVTLLIIGTVLFSFGWGVVLHDYQKSRIISFLEPELDPLGIGWSQAQSKIAIGSGGILGQGIGQGTQTQYGFLSEPQTDFIFAAIAEEFGFLGVFLLVVLFLLLLYKMFKIGLSAKSNFPRLFVAGFATLFILQFFVNIGMNLGLLPIIGLPLPLVSYGGSSLLALYVGLGILLSIKRH; encoded by the coding sequence ATGCGCAAATTTCTTACTCATCTTCGTAGTATTGACTGGAGTATTGCCGGAATCGCAATACTTTTATCCATTTTTGGACTCGTTTCTCTATATAGTTCCTCAATTGGGCTTGAAGATTTTGGCAACTTTCAAAAGCAGTTAATCTTTCTGTTCATGGGAATATTGCTTATGCTGGGCATCTCTTATTTTGATTGGCGGCTCTTGCGAAATGACCCCTATTTCCTCTTTATTTTATGGATTATAGGGGTTTTTGCCTTGATTGGACTCTTTGTTTTAGCCCCAGAAATACGCGGCGTGAAAAGCTGGTATAGGATTGGAAATATTTCAATTGATCCCATTGAATACGTGAAGATTGTACTCCTTGTGCTTATGGCAAAATACTTCTCATTAAGGCATATTGAAATGTACCGAATACGACATATATTGCTATCTGGAATCTATTTTGGCATACCCATACTTCTAATATTTCTTCAGCCAGACCTTGGCTCAGCTGTCTTGTTGGCCGTATTGTGGGTAGTTTTACTCCTAATTTCCGGTATTAAACTTCGTCACTTTGTTACTTTACTTATTATTGGTACTGTTTTGTTCTCATTTGGTTGGGGTGTTGTGCTTCATGATTACCAAAAAAGTAGGATAATCAGCTTTCTGGAGCCAGAACTGGATCCATTGGGTATTGGATGGAGCCAGGCTCAATCTAAGATTGCCATTGGCAGTGGGGGGATTTTGGGGCAGGGCATAGGCCAGGGAACCCAAACTCAGTATGGGTTTCTTTCAGAACCCCAAACTGACTTCATTTTTGCTGCCATCGCAGAAGAATTTGGGTTTTTAGGAGTGTTTTTGCTTGTAGTTTTGTTCTTACTCTTACTTTACAAGATGTTTAAAATTGGGTTAAGCGCTAAAAGCAACTTTCCACGCCTATTTGTGGCTGGATTTGCTACTCTTTTCATCCTTCAGTTCTTTGTGAATATAGGCATGAACCTGGGTCTACTGCCAATTATTGGTCTTCCCTTGCCTTTGGTGAGCTATGGAGGGTCTTCTCTGCTGGCTCTGTATGTGGGGTTGGGGATCCTTTTGAGCATCAAACGCCACTAG
- the ligA gene encoding NAD-dependent DNA ligase LigA: protein MRKEEAKERIEKLKSLIQKHRYLYHVKDTQEISDEAFDVLKHELFALEQQFPDLITKDSPTQRVGGEPLAQFSKVSHAAPMLSIEDIFKEEEFDSWEEYLERLSQKKSLEYFAEVKIDGFAVSLRYKKGVFVLGATRGNGWLGENVTQNLKTIQSIPLRLRTEGHLSLAKDISLAKLRTGEIEVRGEVYMEKRDFEKFNKQRKKAGEEPYANPRNLAAGSIRQLDPRLAAARPLKFMAYDLVSDIGQKTHEQDHQILSLLGFRTDPTARVYKNKKEVFSYWKVMEKKRDSLPFHIDGIVVSVNDNAEFQDLGVAGKSPRGIRALKFAGKQATTKIVDVKFQVGRTGAVTPVAQLEPIQLTGVTVSRATLHNADEIKRLRVKIGDTVVVQRAGDVIPTVVKALPELRNGSEKVIHMPTRCPVCGVRLVRPKGEAIWRCPNKGCLAQKRENLYHFASKKAFNIVGLGPKIIDKLVEEHLLSEPSDIFELTEGDLIPLEKFAEKAAQNTVSAIKDAKKVFLSRFLYALGIRHVGEETAIALANYFLSLNKLKNSSKEELEKIPDVGSVVAQSIADWFHNKANQELLEKLFKVGVKIQNPKPSLNSQASLISGKTFVLTGTLSTLTRDETKEKIRQLGGNISESVSKNTDYVVVGANPGSKLKQAKKLGIQTLTEKEFLHLLKT from the coding sequence ATGAGAAAAGAGGAGGCAAAAGAAAGGATTGAGAAGCTAAAATCCCTCATTCAAAAGCATCGCTACCTCTACCACGTTAAAGATACGCAAGAGATCTCTGACGAGGCATTTGACGTTTTAAAGCATGAGTTGTTTGCTTTAGAGCAGCAATTCCCAGACCTTATCACCAAAGATTCCCCGACCCAGCGGGTGGGAGGGGAGCCCTTGGCGCAGTTTAGCAAGGTTTCCCATGCGGCGCCCATGCTCTCCATCGAAGACATTTTTAAGGAAGAAGAATTTGATTCGTGGGAAGAATACTTGGAGCGCTTGTCTCAAAAGAAAAGCTTGGAATACTTTGCCGAGGTTAAGATTGATGGCTTTGCCGTATCTTTGAGGTATAAAAAAGGTGTCTTTGTGCTGGGTGCTACCAGGGGGAACGGGTGGCTTGGGGAGAATGTGACCCAAAACCTTAAAACCATTCAAAGCATACCCTTGCGCCTGAGGACTGAAGGACACCTTAGTTTAGCCAAGGATATATCCTTGGCTAAACTAAGGACAGGAGAAATTGAGGTAAGGGGGGAGGTGTATATGGAAAAGCGGGATTTTGAGAAGTTTAACAAGCAAAGGAAGAAGGCTGGAGAAGAACCTTATGCTAATCCAAGAAACCTGGCTGCAGGCTCTATTCGCCAGCTTGATCCAAGGCTTGCTGCTGCTCGTCCATTAAAGTTCATGGCATATGACTTGGTTTCAGACATTGGACAGAAAACACATGAGCAAGACCACCAAATACTTTCTTTGTTAGGATTTCGAACCGACCCCACAGCAAGAGTATATAAGAACAAAAAAGAAGTTTTCTCTTATTGGAAAGTGATGGAAAAAAAGCGTGATTCCCTTCCTTTTCATATTGATGGAATAGTTGTAAGCGTAAATGATAACGCAGAATTTCAGGATCTTGGGGTCGCGGGAAAAAGCCCACGCGGAATCCGTGCCTTAAAGTTTGCAGGAAAGCAGGCAACCACCAAGATTGTAGATGTAAAATTTCAGGTTGGAAGAACGGGAGCCGTAACCCCGGTGGCGCAGCTTGAGCCTATTCAATTGACAGGAGTCACGGTTTCCCGCGCAACCCTTCACAACGCAGACGAGATTAAGCGTTTGCGGGTTAAAATCGGGGATACCGTGGTTGTACAGCGAGCCGGTGACGTTATCCCAACTGTGGTAAAGGCGCTCCCCGAGTTGAGAAATGGCTCAGAAAAGGTAATTCATATGCCTACTCGTTGCCCGGTATGCGGTGTCAGACTGGTACGTCCAAAAGGAGAGGCAATCTGGAGGTGCCCAAATAAGGGTTGTTTAGCCCAAAAGCGAGAGAATCTCTACCACTTTGCGTCAAAAAAGGCCTTTAACATTGTTGGTCTTGGCCCCAAGATCATTGATAAACTGGTAGAGGAGCACCTTTTGTCGGAACCTTCCGACATTTTTGAGCTTACCGAAGGTGACCTCATACCTCTTGAAAAGTTTGCGGAAAAGGCTGCGCAAAACACCGTATCGGCTATCAAAGATGCAAAAAAGGTGTTTCTGTCTCGGTTCCTGTATGCTTTGGGCATACGCCATGTTGGGGAGGAAACTGCCATAGCTTTGGCCAATTATTTTTTAAGTTTAAATAAGCTTAAAAATTCAAGCAAAGAAGAGCTTGAAAAGATTCCAGATGTTGGAAGTGTTGTAGCCCAAAGTATTGCAGATTGGTTCCATAACAAGGCAAATCAAGAGCTTCTTGAGAAACTCTTCAAGGTGGGGGTAAAGATTCAGAATCCTAAACCCAGCTTAAACAGCCAGGCAAGTTTAATATCGGGCAAGACCTTTGTTCTCACTGGAACCCTCTCTACTTTAACCAGAGACGAGACAAAAGAGAAAATACGCCAGCTTGGGGGCAATATTTCAGAGTCGGTTTCAAAGAATACCGATTATGTGGTGGTGGGTGCAAACCCGGGTTCTAAACTTAAGCAAGCCAAAAAATTGGGTATACAGACCCTTACTGAAAAAGAGTTCCTCCACCTCCTTAAAACCTAA
- a CDS encoding prepilin-type N-terminal cleavage/methylation domain-containing protein, translated as MKERGFTIPELLVSLLAFSLVIGGATNLLLTGIIAQRHSLATEELLDQTSFLAEYMTRVLRQAQKDLGPTCLSTSGLNYELTLGGQGVKFLNNAGQCHEFLLQGTRIQESIPPAPAEFLTSDNLEVVSLQFVLLGENQTDDLQPRVTFGMVIQGQGPKPESKPSIQLHTTVSQRKVDVPN; from the coding sequence ATGAAAGAACGAGGATTTACCATTCCAGAACTCTTGGTTTCGCTCCTTGCTTTTTCTTTGGTCATCGGGGGAGCCACAAACCTTCTACTCACGGGCATCATAGCCCAGCGCCACTCCCTTGCGACCGAAGAGCTTCTCGACCAGACTTCCTTTCTTGCAGAATACATGACGAGAGTCCTGCGCCAGGCGCAAAAGGACCTGGGCCCAACCTGCCTTTCCACGAGCGGGCTCAACTATGAGCTCACCCTGGGCGGGCAGGGTGTGAAGTTCCTGAACAACGCCGGCCAATGTCATGAGTTCCTGCTGCAGGGAACAAGGATCCAAGAATCCATTCCCCCAGCCCCAGCCGAGTTTCTTACCTCAGACAACCTTGAGGTCGTATCTTTACAGTTCGTGCTTTTGGGTGAGAACCAGACCGACGACCTTCAGCCCCGGGTGACCTTCGGCATGGTGATTCAGGGTCAGGGCCCAAAGCCGGAATCCAAGCCGAGCATTCAGCTGCATACAACGGTATCCCAGAGAAAAGTAGATGTCCCTAATTAG
- a CDS encoding prepilin-type N-terminal cleavage/methylation domain-containing protein — MARDFTLLTNEGDGGYTMTELLVVVGIIVLMTSLILPNWRSGDRSLALARTAAKVGQDVRRAQELAMRAQAYTCATGSITGYGIYFNVNTPESYILFAECNDTNTYDAGLDGVVETITMESGVQMQSVTPTPAVSIVFIPPTPIVWIKPGDPSQAQIVLERKDGVAGTRIVTVSSKGIIDVD; from the coding sequence ATGGCAAGAGATTTCACCCTTTTAACAAATGAAGGAGATGGAGGATATACCATGACAGAGCTCCTGGTGGTGGTTGGCATTATTGTTCTCATGACCTCCCTCATCCTGCCCAACTGGAGGTCAGGGGATCGGAGCCTTGCCTTGGCGAGAACGGCAGCCAAGGTGGGCCAGGACGTGAGGCGGGCGCAGGAGCTCGCCATGAGGGCCCAGGCCTACACCTGCGCCACAGGGAGCATTACCGGGTACGGCATCTACTTTAATGTGAACACCCCTGAGTCATACATTCTGTTCGCGGAGTGCAACGACACAAACACGTATGATGCCGGATTGGACGGGGTGGTAGAAACGATTACCATGGAGAGTGGAGTACAGATGCAGAGTGTCACGCCTACTCCCGCCGTGAGCATCGTGTTCATCCCTCCCACTCCCATTGTGTGGATAAAGCCGGGAGACCCCTCGCAGGCGCAGATCGTGCTTGAGCGAAAGGACGGGGTTGCTGGCACGAGGATTGTCACCGTAAGCAGTAAGGGTATCATTGATGTTGATTAA